A stretch of Acidobacteriota bacterium DNA encodes these proteins:
- the lgt gene encoding prolipoprotein diacylglyceryl transferase, giving the protein MFPELFRIPGLGIPIATYGVLLAIAFIAALWLTAQLAARDGLPKDRIYDLGLYILACSLIGSKVLMVIIEWNEYRGEWRRMLSFDLWRSGGVYYGGFLVALLVSVILMRRWRLPWRKTSDAFAPGVALGHAIGRLGCFSAGCCWGKPTTSWIGMRFSEKASELTGVPTDSALVPTQLIEAAVNFAIFGFLMWLRKRRAFDGQIIYSYMIIYGVARFTIEFWRDDPRGQVLGLSTSQVISIIMFALGVAMTLYYWRRRSSQSVAHGQDVAAQAS; this is encoded by the coding sequence ATGTTCCCAGAACTATTCAGGATACCGGGGCTCGGCATTCCCATTGCGACATACGGCGTTCTGCTGGCAATAGCCTTCATCGCAGCGCTGTGGCTGACGGCCCAGCTCGCGGCGCGCGACGGTTTGCCTAAAGATCGGATCTACGATCTTGGGCTTTACATTCTCGCTTGCTCGCTTATCGGGTCGAAAGTGCTGATGGTGATCATCGAGTGGAACGAGTATCGCGGCGAGTGGCGGCGAATGCTCTCGTTCGATCTGTGGCGTTCGGGTGGCGTGTACTACGGTGGATTCTTGGTCGCGCTGCTTGTGAGCGTAATCCTGATGCGGCGATGGCGATTGCCCTGGCGTAAGACCTCTGACGCGTTTGCTCCCGGGGTTGCGCTCGGGCATGCGATCGGCAGGCTAGGCTGCTTTTCAGCCGGCTGTTGCTGGGGCAAGCCCACCACCTCCTGGATAGGTATGCGGTTCAGCGAAAAAGCGAGCGAACTGACAGGCGTGCCGACTGATTCCGCGCTCGTGCCGACTCAGTTGATTGAAGCGGCGGTGAACTTTGCGATCTTTGGCTTTTTGATGTGGCTGCGAAAGCGGCGCGCGTTCGACGGTCAAATAATCTATTCGTATATGATCATCTATGGGGTCGCGCGATTTACTATCGAGTTCTGGCGCGACGATCCACGCGGTCAGGTCCTCGGGCTGTCGACCTCTCAGGTCATCTCGATTATCATGTTCGCGCTCGGCGTTGCTATGACACTTTATTATTGGCGGCGCCGTTCGAGTCAGAGCGTTGCTCACGGCCAGGATGTCGCAGCTCAGGCTTCGTAA
- a CDS encoding RluA family pseudouridine synthase, whose product MSVETQLLSVGVEAAGLRLDSFLASHLTEISRTRIQRTIEAGDILVNQRVAKPGYRLRAGDQIEIDLPDPPPVELVPEPIPLDVVYEDDDLIVVSKPAGMVVHPGAGVDSGTLAHALVYHFNSLSGTAGRIRPGIVHRLDKETSGLLVVAKNDLTHERLSDQFRDRKVFKKYIALVYGRVAKERGEIEARIGRGTRNRTRMAVLRGGAGRTAHSTFEVTQRYQDFSLLKVQIKTGRTHQIRVHMAHIGHPVVGDSAYGGGRENSIRNSPTKRAVESLGRHFLHSAELAFIHPRTGERLAFTSPLPAELTGLLKQLE is encoded by the coding sequence GTGAGTGTTGAAACCCAACTGCTAAGCGTCGGCGTCGAAGCGGCAGGTTTGCGCCTCGATTCATTTCTTGCCTCGCATCTCACGGAAATCAGTCGCACCCGAATCCAACGGACCATCGAAGCCGGAGACATTCTTGTCAACCAACGCGTCGCCAAGCCCGGCTATCGCTTGCGCGCGGGTGATCAAATCGAAATCGACCTCCCCGATCCGCCTCCCGTCGAGCTGGTCCCCGAGCCAATTCCTCTCGATGTAGTCTATGAAGACGATGATTTGATCGTCGTAAGCAAACCGGCGGGGATGGTCGTTCATCCCGGCGCGGGAGTCGACTCGGGCACGCTGGCTCACGCGCTGGTCTATCACTTCAACTCGCTTTCAGGCACGGCAGGACGCATTCGGCCCGGCATCGTTCATCGTCTGGACAAGGAAACATCGGGCTTGCTGGTCGTCGCCAAGAATGACTTAACCCACGAGCGATTGTCCGACCAGTTTCGCGATCGGAAGGTATTCAAGAAATACATCGCGCTGGTCTATGGCCGGGTTGCAAAGGAGCGAGGCGAAATAGAAGCGCGCATTGGACGCGGGACGCGCAACCGCACGCGGATGGCCGTGCTTCGAGGGGGCGCGGGCCGAACGGCTCATAGCACCTTCGAGGTCACCCAACGCTATCAAGACTTCTCGTTGTTAAAGGTCCAGATCAAAACGGGCCGCACTCACCAGATTCGAGTTCACATGGCGCATATTGGCCATCCGGTGGTCGGAGACTCGGCTTATGGAGGCGGCCGCGAGAACTCTATTCGCAACTCGCCAACCAAGCGCGCCGTGGAATCGCTGGGGCGACACTTCCTGCACTCGGCCGAGCTGGCTTTCATTCATCCGCGCACCGGCGAGCGGCTCGCGTTCACTTCACCGCTGCCCGCGGAGCTCACCGGCTTATTGAAGCAGTTGGAATGA
- a CDS encoding VWA domain-containing protein — protein MTRSSSLALPIMAIFLLAVGAAFAQKPTTNPTAPQQRDDKIGVLEVRLPISAKQDKKFLPGLTVNNFEVYEDGKRQKIEKFVSPSQLPLSIALLIDTSNSVKLKLPFEKEAGEDFVATVTTYRRRDKVLMASFDSAVELHQDFTDNQELLIRALRKLKAGGYTKLFDGVYRIIEEKMANLPDAEARRIIVILSDGEDTASEHTLRDAIEMAQRYDVTIFGISTKNFKGISSGMVENADDKELRRLCEETGGQVVLPSQKAELFRAFTQVAKDLRQEYVLFYTPTNQAKAGKKREIKVKLIGADARLYHKQGYVY, from the coding sequence ATGACACGATCATCATCGCTTGCGCTCCCAATCATGGCTATCTTTTTGCTTGCGGTAGGCGCCGCATTCGCACAAAAGCCCACGACTAACCCGACAGCGCCGCAGCAGCGCGACGACAAGATCGGCGTGCTGGAAGTGCGGCTCCCAATCTCGGCTAAGCAAGACAAGAAGTTTCTGCCCGGTTTGACTGTGAACAACTTCGAAGTCTATGAAGACGGAAAGCGCCAGAAGATCGAGAAATTCGTCTCACCCAGCCAACTGCCGCTCAGCATCGCCCTCCTTATCGACACAAGCAACAGCGTCAAGCTCAAGCTGCCGTTCGAGAAGGAGGCGGGCGAGGACTTCGTTGCGACGGTGACCACATATCGCAGGAGGGATAAGGTCTTGATGGCGTCGTTTGATTCGGCAGTCGAGCTGCATCAGGATTTCACCGACAATCAGGAGCTGCTCATTCGCGCTCTGAGGAAACTCAAAGCGGGCGGCTATACAAAGCTCTTCGACGGCGTCTATCGCATCATCGAAGAGAAGATGGCTAACCTTCCAGACGCCGAGGCTCGCCGAATCATCGTAATACTGTCGGACGGCGAAGACACCGCCAGCGAGCACACGTTGAGGGACGCGATCGAGATGGCCCAACGCTACGATGTGACCATCTTCGGCATCAGCACAAAAAACTTCAAAGGCATCTCTTCAGGAATGGTCGAAAACGCTGACGACAAAGAGCTGCGCAGACTGTGCGAGGAGACTGGAGGGCAGGTAGTCCTCCCGTCGCAGAAGGCTGAGCTGTTCCGCGCGTTCACCCAGGTCGCGAAAGATCTGAGACAAGAGTACGTCCTCTTTTACACCCCGACCAATCAGGCCAAGGCAGGCAAGAAACGCGAGATCAAGGTCAAACTGATTGGCGCCGACGCGCGTCTGTATCACAAGCAGGGATACGTCTACTGA
- a CDS encoding VWA domain-containing protein, with product MSSMKVVTAVIALSVLDCTSFAQRPKPAPQPPARNSQSGQTTRQDQKPQDKNKDDDIASSDEAVRLGTDLVNVLFTALDRNNRVISDIRQDEITILEDGRPQQIFTFKRETTLPINIAILMDLSGSQEYTFPQAKIAAGEFLRSIIRPAKDSAAILTFQEDVELVQGLSSRTETLNRAFDEIQYSRRLGTASSRHQATALYDAIYITADEVLAHDEIRRVSADDQITRRAIILLTDGVDNASSRKLEEAIDRAWRAGVIIYSIGIGDRFRFEGVREDVLRRLGDETGGRAYFPRGADDLLDNFRQIETELRSQYLLAYSPSNSMHDGRFRRVEVRVNARPEARVIHRRGYYAATEEVKK from the coding sequence ATGTCATCCATGAAAGTCGTCACCGCTGTGATCGCCCTGTCGGTTCTCGACTGCACGAGCTTTGCGCAAAGACCGAAACCTGCGCCTCAACCTCCCGCGCGGAACTCTCAAAGCGGGCAGACAACTCGACAAGACCAGAAGCCACAAGACAAAAACAAAGACGATGACATAGCCTCGAGCGACGAAGCAGTGCGCCTTGGCACGGATCTGGTCAACGTCTTGTTCACCGCCCTCGATCGCAACAACCGCGTCATCAGCGACATTCGACAGGACGAGATCACCATCCTGGAGGACGGCCGCCCTCAGCAGATCTTCACCTTCAAGCGCGAAACCACTCTTCCGATCAACATTGCCATTCTGATGGATCTTTCGGGCAGCCAGGAGTACACGTTCCCGCAAGCAAAGATCGCCGCTGGAGAGTTCCTTCGTTCGATCATCCGGCCGGCCAAAGACTCCGCCGCGATACTCACGTTCCAGGAGGATGTCGAGCTGGTACAGGGGCTCTCCTCCCGCACGGAAACTCTGAACCGGGCGTTTGACGAGATTCAGTACTCTCGTCGCTTAGGCACGGCGAGCTCGCGGCATCAAGCCACCGCGCTATACGACGCCATCTACATCACTGCCGACGAGGTGCTGGCTCACGATGAGATTCGCAGGGTTTCGGCTGACGATCAGATTACCCGGCGGGCCATCATCCTGCTTACCGATGGAGTCGATAACGCGAGCAGCCGGAAGCTCGAAGAAGCAATCGATCGCGCGTGGCGCGCGGGCGTCATCATTTACTCAATAGGCATCGGCGACCGCTTCAGATTCGAAGGAGTGCGCGAGGATGTGTTGAGGCGACTGGGCGATGAGACCGGTGGACGGGCGTACTTCCCACGCGGGGCCGATGATCTACTCGACAATTTTCGTCAGATAGAAACCGAGCTACGCAGCCAGTACCTGCTGGCTTATTCACCTTCGAACTCGATGCACGACGGGCGTTTCAGACGCGTCGAAGTGCGAGTCAACGCGCGGCCTGAAGCCCGCGTAATTCATCGCCGCGGTTATTACGCGGCTACGGAAGAAGTAAAGAAATGA
- a CDS encoding VWA domain-containing protein, whose product MKSVRTHFLAAIVSALVLLSVSLSVANTQQSGAPPKTGQEKQDKNKKPAEAEPNQEEQVLKLGTQLVTVPFNVTDKKNRYINDLSKDQIDVMEDNKPQQVFSFERQTDLPITIAMLIDISGSQEWTLSDEVSAGKTFFRRVLRPKKDLAAVVTFEHESVLVQDLTSDVEKLYRALDDVRIPAQSQVMQRPGSTPPINNSGVGSTAMFDSIYSVSSELLRREAGRRVIILVTDGADTSSSVKMREAIERTWRSEIIVYSIGIGGPMGVDSGTLKKIAAETGGRAFFPKNSADLDTAYAQIDEDLRSQYILAYTPANPAKDGSFRTIQVKIKNHGDLTVRHRRGYFAPS is encoded by the coding sequence ATGAAGTCAGTAAGAACACATTTTTTAGCAGCAATAGTGTCGGCGTTGGTCCTTCTCTCTGTTTCCCTGAGCGTCGCCAATACGCAGCAGTCTGGAGCACCACCAAAGACCGGTCAAGAAAAGCAGGACAAGAACAAGAAGCCCGCGGAGGCGGAACCCAACCAGGAAGAACAGGTGCTCAAGCTGGGGACTCAGCTTGTGACCGTGCCGTTCAACGTCACCGATAAGAAGAATCGCTACATAAACGATCTCTCAAAGGATCAGATTGATGTCATGGAAGACAACAAGCCGCAGCAGGTGTTTTCGTTCGAGCGGCAGACTGACCTGCCGATCACGATTGCCATGTTGATAGACATATCCGGTAGCCAGGAGTGGACGCTGTCCGACGAGGTATCGGCAGGAAAAACATTCTTTCGCCGGGTGCTTCGACCCAAGAAAGATCTGGCAGCGGTGGTCACTTTCGAACACGAATCAGTGCTTGTGCAGGACCTGACATCGGACGTTGAGAAGCTCTATCGTGCGCTCGACGATGTGAGAATTCCCGCGCAATCGCAGGTCATGCAGCGGCCGGGCAGCACGCCTCCAATCAACAACTCAGGAGTTGGCTCGACCGCCATGTTCGATTCGATTTATTCGGTGTCGTCGGAGCTGCTGAGGCGAGAGGCCGGCCGCCGGGTGATCATCCTGGTCACCGACGGTGCAGACACTTCGAGCAGCGTGAAGATGCGCGAGGCCATCGAGCGAACGTGGCGCAGCGAGATCATTGTCTATTCGATCGGCATCGGCGGACCGATGGGCGTCGATTCGGGAACGCTCAAGAAAATTGCGGCAGAGACAGGAGGGCGAGCCTTCTTTCCGAAGAACTCAGCCGATCTCGATACTGCGTACGCCCAGATAGACGAAGACCTGCGTTCGCAGTACATCCTTGCTTATACGCCTGCGAACCCTGCAAAAGACGGTTCGTTTCGCACGATCCAGGTCAAGATAAAGAATCACGGCGACCTAACGGTGCGGCATCGGCGAGGGTACTTTGCGCCGAGTTAG
- the pgeF gene encoding peptidoglycan editing factor PgeF, whose protein sequence is MQELVEEGAAAGPFVMREREIDNADVKARVAYLVCEPLEQAGFINAFSTRLGGVSPLPSNSLNLGHFKGDQRENVDENRRRFLGAIGAEQAQIVTARQTHSTERCEIESPEQARGPQPDCDAMITRLAGVLLAVQTADCLPVLIADTKTGVMAGIHAGWRGTAGRITERTIADLVLLNGVNTFDCIAALGPAACAQCYEVGEDVIERYKKEFGYWRKLLVNFKENGKAHLDIRAANIQQLSFCGFSEDRIHVAEYCTMHQNEFFFSYRREGKGRPSGVGRSLSVIGRAKTQFSPQ, encoded by the coding sequence ATGCAAGAGCTGGTTGAAGAAGGCGCCGCCGCAGGCCCGTTCGTTATGCGCGAGCGCGAGATCGACAATGCCGATGTGAAGGCTCGCGTCGCGTATCTCGTATGCGAACCGCTCGAGCAAGCAGGCTTCATCAACGCCTTCAGCACGCGGCTCGGCGGCGTGAGCCCGCTGCCGTCGAACTCACTGAACCTCGGTCATTTCAAAGGCGACCAAAGGGAGAATGTCGACGAGAATCGCCGCCGCTTTCTCGGTGCAATTGGAGCCGAGCAAGCGCAGATCGTCACTGCCCGCCAGACCCATTCGACCGAACGTTGTGAAATCGAATCGCCGGAGCAGGCACGAGGCCCTCAGCCTGATTGCGACGCGATGATCACGCGGCTTGCCGGTGTGCTGCTTGCAGTGCAGACTGCCGACTGCTTGCCGGTGTTGATCGCAGACACGAAGACGGGTGTGATGGCTGGGATTCATGCGGGATGGCGAGGAACGGCTGGACGGATCACCGAACGCACGATCGCGGATCTGGTGCTGCTTAACGGCGTCAACACCTTCGATTGCATCGCCGCGCTCGGGCCGGCCGCGTGCGCCCAGTGCTACGAAGTCGGAGAAGACGTGATCGAACGATACAAAAAAGAGTTCGGCTACTGGCGGAAGCTGCTGGTGAACTTCAAAGAAAACGGCAAGGCTCATCTGGACATTCGCGCGGCTAACATTCAACAACTCAGTTTCTGCGGCTTCAGCGAAGATCGCATACACGTAGCCGAATACTGCACGATGCACCAGAACGAATTCTTCTTCTCGTATCGAAGAGAAGGGAAGGGACGCCCGTCCGGCGTTGGGCGGTCGTTGTCAGTGATAGGCAGAGCAAAAACGCAGTTTAGTCCCCAGTGA
- a CDS encoding type II toxin-antitoxin system PemK/MazF family toxin, translating into MTVGDLYWVELPVRGSRAQAGRRPAIILQTVSTLPTTLLVPLTSQPDALRFPGTILVEPDRENGLRRPSVALVFQLTAVDSRFVTDRLGNVSDRVLEEIFSALDSLIGRT; encoded by the coding sequence GTGACCGTCGGTGATCTCTATTGGGTCGAGCTTCCAGTGCGAGGAAGCCGCGCCCAAGCGGGACGCCGCCCGGCGATCATTCTTCAGACGGTCTCGACATTACCAACCACGCTGCTTGTCCCTCTTACTTCCCAGCCAGACGCTCTGCGCTTTCCCGGCACCATTCTGGTGGAACCCGACCGAGAGAACGGACTGCGCCGCCCTTCGGTTGCTCTTGTCTTTCAACTCACTGCGGTGGATAGCCGGTTCGTCACGGACAGACTGGGCAACGTATCAGACCGGGTTCTGGAAGAAATCTTTTCTGCGCTTGACTCGCTGATTGGTCGAACATAA
- a CDS encoding AbrB/MazE/SpoVT family DNA-binding domain-containing protein — MKTADNVTIEDGGKITLPAAVRSRYGLAEHTPVRVIETRTGILLVPITQEPMSEALADELQAWLSIGAESFETFPYDEDSQS; from the coding sequence ATGAAAACGGCAGACAACGTGACCATTGAAGATGGCGGCAAAATCACCCTGCCCGCTGCCGTGCGATCGCGATACGGTCTAGCAGAACACACCCCCGTCCGCGTGATCGAAACGCGCACCGGCATCCTGCTTGTTCCAATCACGCAGGAGCCAATGAGCGAGGCGTTAGCCGATGAGCTGCAAGCGTGGCTGTCAATCGGCGCTGAAAGCTTTGAGACGTTCCCCTACGACGAGGATTCGCAATCGTGA
- the serS gene encoding serine--tRNA ligase has protein sequence MLDINFVRTNLDIARKKLELRGVPPNALDQFSELDERRRALIRERDELNATRNRESQEIGTLVKAGRKDEAESRRAAVRELGDRISATEAELSAVETDLTNLMVTLPNLPHESVPAGADEAANQEIKRWGTPPAFDFEPLDHVDLGTSLGILDLERAAKISGARFSILTGKGARLERALINFCLEMQTQRHGYEEVAPPLIVTAKTLYGTGQLPKFEADLFKLTDERGLYLIPTAEVPLTNIYADEILDGARLPIKMTAYTPCFRSEAGSYGKDTRGLIRQHQFDKVELVKITRPEDSYEELESLTRDAEAVLERLGLAYRRVALSTGDLGFSSAKTYDIEVWLPSQNTYREISSCSNCEAFQARRAGIRFRRESKSKPEFAHTLNGSGMAIGRLWLALLENYQQPDGSVVIPEALQPYMDDLKVIK, from the coding sequence ATGCTCGATATTAATTTCGTGCGCACTAATCTCGACATTGCCAGAAAGAAACTCGAACTGCGCGGGGTTCCGCCGAATGCGCTCGACCAGTTCAGCGAGCTCGACGAGCGTCGCCGCGCGCTAATTCGCGAGCGCGACGAGTTGAACGCGACGCGCAATCGTGAAAGCCAGGAGATCGGAACGCTGGTGAAGGCAGGCCGCAAAGATGAGGCTGAATCGCGCCGCGCGGCCGTGCGAGAACTGGGCGACCGCATCAGTGCGACCGAAGCTGAGTTAAGCGCGGTCGAGACTGATCTGACCAATCTGATGGTGACGCTGCCGAATTTGCCGCACGAAAGCGTGCCGGCCGGCGCGGACGAAGCCGCCAATCAAGAAATAAAGCGTTGGGGCACGCCTCCGGCTTTTGACTTCGAACCGCTCGATCACGTCGATCTGGGGACCTCGCTTGGGATATTGGATCTCGAGCGCGCGGCGAAGATTTCGGGTGCGCGCTTTTCGATTCTCACCGGCAAGGGAGCACGGCTCGAACGAGCTCTGATCAATTTCTGTCTGGAGATGCAGACGCAGCGGCACGGCTACGAAGAAGTGGCGCCGCCGTTGATCGTGACCGCCAAGACTCTGTATGGCACCGGGCAGCTTCCGAAGTTCGAAGCCGATCTGTTCAAGCTCACCGACGAGCGCGGCTTGTATCTGATCCCAACTGCCGAAGTGCCGCTGACGAACATCTACGCGGACGAAATCCTTGACGGCGCGCGCTTGCCAATCAAGATGACGGCCTACACCCCCTGCTTTCGATCCGAGGCGGGAAGCTACGGCAAAGACACTCGTGGGCTGATTCGGCAGCATCAATTCGACAAAGTGGAACTGGTCAAAATCACCCGTCCGGAAGATTCCTACGAGGAACTGGAATCGCTGACCCGAGACGCCGAAGCGGTGCTTGAAAGACTCGGGCTCGCGTATCGCAGAGTCGCGCTATCGACCGGCGATCTGGGATTCTCGTCGGCGAAGACCTATGACATCGAAGTGTGGCTGCCCAGCCAAAACACCTATCGCGAGATCTCTTCGTGTTCGAACTGCGAAGCGTTCCAGGCGCGGCGCGCAGGAATTCGATTCCGCCGCGAATCGAAGTCGAAGCCGGAGTTCGCGCACACTCTGAACGGTTCGGGTATGGCGATTGGACGGCTGTGGCTGGCGTTGCTCGAGAATTATCAACAACCAGATGGCTCGGTAGTAATCCCGGAAGCACTGCAGCCTTACATGGACGACTTGAAAGTTATCAAGTGA
- a CDS encoding M20/M25/M40 family metallo-hydrolase → MGRHLQRRPLALAAALALLTSGSLAAGGPDKSAAPDFAAARDEVVKILTGFVRIDTSNPPGNETKGAEYLKSILDREGIASEIFEMEPGRGNIVARIKGNGKKKPLLLMGHIDVVGVERDKWTVDPFGGVIKDGYIYGRGASDDKGMTSACLEVFLLLHRMKVPLDRDVIFLAEAGEEGTSTVGIDYMVAQHWDKIECEYALNEGGTIYALDGKVKYVGIATTEKVPRGFRLVARGTSGHGSVPRPDNPITHLAAAVAKVGNWQSPMRLNETTRAFFSRLAKISPAEEAFLYTHLEDPANSQMVQEKIRAHNGSYNSMLRTSIVPTIIKGGFRSNVIPGDAEATLDVRAVPDEDIDALAAVLRKLIDDPAVEVIPPPARGRPATPPSKLESDMFRALEGAQAKVFPGVVTLPLMLTGATDSAQLRAKGVQAYGLGSVAGDRERASIHGNDERISVDGLGKFVEFIYWAVIYVAASK, encoded by the coding sequence ATGGGCCGACACCTACAGCGGAGACCACTTGCTCTGGCCGCGGCGCTCGCACTGCTAACATCGGGCTCGCTAGCCGCGGGTGGTCCCGACAAATCCGCAGCGCCCGACTTCGCTGCCGCGCGCGATGAGGTAGTAAAAATTCTCACAGGTTTCGTCCGCATCGATACCAGCAACCCGCCGGGCAACGAAACCAAAGGAGCCGAGTATTTGAAATCCATTCTCGACCGCGAAGGCATCGCGTCCGAGATATTCGAAATGGAACCCGGGCGCGGCAACATCGTCGCGCGTATCAAAGGCAACGGCAAGAAGAAACCTCTCTTGCTGATGGGCCACATCGATGTCGTCGGCGTCGAGCGTGACAAGTGGACCGTCGATCCTTTCGGCGGCGTGATCAAGGACGGATACATCTACGGTCGAGGCGCGTCCGACGACAAAGGCATGACGAGCGCGTGTCTCGAAGTTTTCCTGTTGCTTCACCGGATGAAGGTCCCACTCGATCGCGATGTCATTTTCCTTGCCGAAGCTGGCGAAGAAGGCACCTCAACAGTTGGAATCGATTACATGGTCGCTCAGCACTGGGACAAGATTGAATGCGAATACGCGCTCAACGAAGGCGGAACCATCTATGCACTCGACGGCAAGGTCAAATACGTAGGCATAGCGACCACCGAGAAGGTTCCGCGAGGTTTCCGGCTCGTCGCGCGAGGCACAAGCGGGCACGGCTCGGTCCCGCGACCCGACAACCCGATCACTCATCTTGCGGCTGCGGTCGCAAAAGTCGGCAACTGGCAATCACCGATGCGATTGAATGAAACGACGCGCGCGTTCTTCTCCCGGCTCGCGAAGATCAGTCCGGCGGAAGAAGCGTTTCTGTACACTCACCTCGAAGATCCGGCCAACAGCCAAATGGTTCAGGAAAAGATTCGCGCTCACAACGGCTCATATAACTCCATGCTGCGGACTTCGATTGTTCCAACGATCATCAAGGGCGGCTTCCGCAGCAATGTCATCCCGGGCGACGCCGAAGCTACACTCGACGTGCGGGCAGTGCCCGATGAAGACATCGACGCGCTGGCGGCGGTTCTGCGCAAACTCATCGACGACCCCGCCGTCGAAGTGATTCCGCCGCCGGCGCGAGGTCGTCCCGCAACCCCGCCGTCGAAGCTCGAGAGCGATATGTTTCGCGCGCTTGAAGGCGCGCAGGCGAAAGTCTTTCCGGGCGTCGTGACGTTGCCGCTAATGCTTACCGGCGCGACTGATTCGGCGCAGCTTCGAGCGAAGGGCGTGCAGGCGTACGGTCTGGGAAGCGTGGCCGGCGACCGCGAGCGCGCCAGCATCCACGGCAACGACGAGAGGATCTCAGTTGACGGGCTCGGCAAGTTCGTCGAGTTCATCTACTGGGCGGTGATCTATGTCGCCGCGTCGAAGTGA
- the rsmG gene encoding 16S rRNA (guanine(527)-N(7))-methyltransferase RsmG has translation MSRDQTAAFQSELETAISSYGIEALTEGQTTQLVRHYSMLCRWNQRLNLTRITEPREAARLHYAESLFGARFIAGARTLLDIGSGAGFPAIPLAVARPDFQVTALEANQKKSLFLKEAKDELGLANLKVMTARLEEFDWAGYDLLTSRALDRAEAVLPTVIERLSPKQTLMLYCGSDLVAKLEGQVNYKIETHPIPHSQARLIAIFSRE, from the coding sequence ATGAGCCGCGATCAAACCGCCGCATTCCAATCCGAGCTCGAAACAGCGATCTCGAGTTACGGGATCGAGGCGCTAACGGAAGGGCAAACGACTCAGTTGGTGAGACATTATTCGATGCTCTGCCGGTGGAATCAGCGACTGAACCTGACGCGAATCACCGAACCACGGGAGGCAGCCAGGCTTCACTATGCGGAATCTCTTTTTGGAGCGCGATTCATAGCCGGCGCGCGTACGTTGCTGGACATAGGTAGCGGCGCAGGATTCCCGGCTATCCCGCTGGCAGTCGCGAGGCCCGATTTTCAAGTAACCGCTCTCGAGGCGAATCAAAAAAAGTCGCTCTTCCTGAAAGAGGCGAAAGACGAATTGGGGCTGGCGAATTTGAAAGTTATGACCGCCAGGCTGGAAGAATTCGATTGGGCCGGCTACGACCTTCTCACAAGCCGAGCCCTCGATCGCGCCGAAGCCGTCCTGCCGACAGTCATCGAGCGCCTGAGCCCGAAACAGACGCTGATGCTCTACTGCGGATCAGATCTCGTTGCGAAGCTTGAAGGACAGGTTAATTACAAGATCGAAACTCATCCGATCCCGCACAGTCAAGCGCGTCTCATAGCGATCTTCTCCAGGGAATAG
- a CDS encoding HAD family hydrolase, translating into MRIKAVSFDFWHTLFTEQPGAFRLYQHRRRSLLAEMFPQHGSRLKADLARACSIEAESHHRIWQEEHRTLPAVERVSTILNHLDVAVSEPVLATIVARFEEGILEHPPVLVAGAREALSSLAQCYRLGIISDVGFSPGRVLKQVLADNDLLDVFDSLVFSDEAGRAKPHIEVFERTARSLSAAPGAMVHVGDLERTDIIGAKRAGYRAIRFVGVTPMEEGETTIADFVTDDLTDIPRLVGMLDGGLE; encoded by the coding sequence TTGCGTATCAAGGCGGTCTCATTTGATTTTTGGCACACGTTGTTCACTGAACAGCCGGGAGCGTTTCGGCTGTATCAACATCGAAGGCGAAGCTTGCTGGCCGAGATGTTCCCTCAACACGGCTCTCGTCTCAAGGCCGATCTGGCGCGCGCTTGTTCGATCGAGGCCGAGAGCCATCACCGAATCTGGCAAGAGGAGCACCGAACTCTGCCGGCTGTTGAGCGCGTGAGCACAATTCTGAATCACCTTGACGTCGCGGTGTCTGAGCCGGTGCTTGCGACGATTGTGGCGCGCTTCGAAGAGGGAATCCTCGAGCACCCGCCGGTGCTTGTAGCCGGCGCGCGTGAAGCGCTGTCCAGTTTGGCGCAGTGCTATCGGCTGGGGATCATCTCAGATGTGGGGTTCTCGCCGGGCCGAGTGCTGAAGCAGGTGCTTGCGGACAACGACCTGCTCGACGTGTTCGACTCGCTGGTTTTCTCAGATGAAGCGGGTCGCGCGAAGCCTCACATCGAAGTCTTCGAGCGCACGGCCCGGTCGCTTTCAGCGGCGCCTGGAGCGATGGTGCACGTGGGCGATCTCGAACGGACTGACATCATCGGCGCCAAGCGAGCGGGCTATCGCGCGATTCGATTTGTCGGAGTCACGCCAATGGAAGAAGGCGAGACGACTATCGCCGACTTCGTGACCGATGACTTGACTGACATTCCGAGGCTGGTTGGAATGCTCGACGGGGGACTCGAATGA